A portion of the Bdellovibrionales bacterium genome contains these proteins:
- a CDS encoding BolA family transcriptional regulator yields the protein MTLEQIETRIRQAFPDADVAVFDLTGGGDHWEVRVASSSFSGKTRIRQHQSIMDLFAQELKSNEVHALSIKTLIKT from the coding sequence ATGACACTGGAGCAGATCGAGACACGTATTCGCCAGGCTTTCCCTGATGCCGACGTTGCCGTCTTTGACCTGACGGGCGGGGGTGACCACTGGGAGGTTCGCGTGGCTTCCTCTAGCTTTTCCGGCAAAACTCGAATCCGTCAGCACCAATCTATTATGGATCTCTTTGCACAGGAATTAAAATCAAATGAAGTTCACGCCCTTTCTATTAAAACTTTGATTAAAACCTAA
- a CDS encoding DUF2892 domain-containing protein gives MRRNMLYWDRVLRYVLGVLLLTWSFLGGPFWSYLGFYFLASASWGFCPIYFFLQSIRES, from the coding sequence TTGCGGAGAAATATGCTCTACTGGGACCGGGTTCTTCGATACGTTCTCGGTGTTTTGCTATTGACCTGGTCTTTTCTGGGTGGGCCTTTTTGGTCTTATTTGGGTTTTTATTTTTTGGCCTCAGCTTCCTGGGGGTTCTGCCCTATTTATTTTTTTCTTCAATCAATTCGCGAGAGTTGA
- a CDS encoding FAD-binding oxidoreductase, translating to MSFSDLKNFLRPDQISQSPEDLEIYGKDWTKHLLTSALGVVFPTSTEQVRDLVLWARANKTALVPSGGRTGMSGAAVATNSELIVSFDKMNKILEFNAIDLTVQCQAGVITEQLQNFAKEKGYYYPVDFAARGSSHVGGNIATNAGGIKVLRYGLTRNWVAGIKVVTGQGQILNLNNSLVKNATGYDLRQLFIGSEGTLGFITEATFTVTHSPKDLTVFLLGVENLNNVLNIFQTFRRELPLTAYEMFTDKALACVLKQGHLKNPLSADCPFYVLIEFEHESETTMDQAMGLFELCLEKNWVVDGAVSQTAQQAKDFWRLREDISESTAPHQPYKNDISVRVSDVTAFLTELNQLLTTEYPDFEVIWFGHIGDGNLHINILKPPSLTSTEFLNKCHKVDQHLFEMIARFKGSISAEHGVGLTKKPYLEYTRSPDEIQIMREIKKVFDPDGIINPGKIFDI from the coding sequence ATGTCCTTTTCTGATCTCAAGAATTTTTTAAGACCCGATCAAATAAGTCAAAGTCCAGAGGACCTTGAAATTTACGGCAAAGACTGGACAAAGCACCTCCTGACCAGTGCCCTGGGTGTTGTGTTCCCAACAAGCACAGAGCAAGTCCGCGATCTCGTTTTATGGGCGCGTGCAAACAAAACAGCTTTGGTTCCATCGGGCGGCAGAACCGGCATGAGTGGGGCTGCAGTCGCCACAAACAGCGAACTCATTGTCTCATTTGATAAAATGAATAAGATCCTCGAATTTAATGCCATCGATCTGACCGTTCAGTGTCAAGCCGGTGTCATCACAGAGCAGCTGCAAAATTTTGCTAAGGAAAAAGGCTACTATTATCCAGTTGATTTTGCCGCACGGGGCTCCAGTCATGTTGGAGGCAACATCGCAACAAATGCGGGTGGGATCAAAGTTCTTCGCTACGGATTAACTCGCAATTGGGTGGCCGGAATAAAAGTTGTGACAGGACAGGGCCAGATTCTCAATTTGAACAATAGCTTGGTAAAAAATGCGACGGGATATGATTTAAGGCAGCTCTTTATCGGCTCGGAAGGAACCTTGGGCTTTATCACCGAAGCCACATTTACAGTCACCCACTCGCCAAAGGATCTGACCGTTTTTTTGCTCGGAGTTGAAAATCTCAATAATGTCTTAAATATATTTCAAACCTTTCGCCGTGAACTCCCTCTAACGGCCTACGAAATGTTCACAGACAAGGCCCTCGCTTGTGTTCTGAAACAAGGCCATTTGAAAAACCCATTGAGCGCGGATTGTCCTTTTTATGTATTGATTGAATTTGAACACGAATCTGAGACGACAATGGACCAAGCCATGGGACTCTTCGAACTGTGTTTAGAAAAAAATTGGGTTGTGGATGGAGCTGTTTCTCAGACAGCCCAACAGGCAAAAGACTTTTGGAGATTGCGTGAAGATATATCTGAATCGACAGCTCCTCACCAGCCCTATAAGAACGATATTTCTGTTCGCGTTTCGGATGTGACGGCTTTTTTGACTGAACTCAATCAGCTCCTTACAACTGAGTATCCTGATTTCGAAGTCATTTGGTTTGGCCATATCGGAGACGGCAATCTTCATATCAATATTTTGAAGCCACCTTCCCTCACATCGACTGAATTTCTCAACAAATGCCACAAGGTAGATCAACACTTGTTTGAAATGATCGCCCGTTTTAAGGGAAGTATTTCGGCTGAACACGGGGTAGGTTTAACGAAAAAGCCGTACCTGGAGTACACGCGAAGCCCGGATGAAATTCAGATTATGAGGGAAATCAAAAAGGTTTTTGATCCGGACGGAATCATTAACCCTGGAAAAATATTTGATATTTGA
- a CDS encoding MFS transporter, with translation MSLHLALKDKRFAPLFWTQFLGALNDNFLKNSLVLMITFKNVQVFGLGAGELVALSGGIFILPFFLFSTHSGQLADKIEKTLLIRATKIGEIIIAILAAIGFYFEFYTGLLFILFLMGVHSTFFGPVKYSIIPDLVPHTQLTAANAYVELGTFVAILAGTIGGGLAINFGGSLWLIITGLIFVAVLGLWTSTKIPPVQIGQPDLKINLNPFPTMLAFGKIIREQKLIFNSILGISWFWFFGAAVLSLLPVYGKDFLGAGPAVITAFLASFTVGIGLGSIICEKLSSQRVELKLVPIGSLGISVFLADLFFVSPSWIPRSSAPLSLLLFFQHFEAWRIFGDFFLMSVFSGLFIVPLYTLIQQRSRPESRSRVIAGNNILNSVFMVTSSLLVMSLHLINLSHPQIFLVLAFLNLIFSIYIFSNTPEFIKS, from the coding sequence ATGTCGCTGCACCTTGCCTTAAAAGACAAAAGATTCGCACCCCTATTTTGGACCCAATTTCTGGGAGCCCTCAACGATAATTTTCTCAAGAATTCTTTGGTCTTAATGATTACATTCAAGAACGTGCAAGTCTTCGGCTTGGGTGCGGGCGAGCTTGTTGCCCTCTCTGGAGGGATTTTTATTCTTCCATTTTTTCTCTTTTCCACTCATTCTGGCCAATTGGCGGATAAAATTGAGAAAACTCTTCTGATACGCGCCACTAAAATAGGGGAAATCATCATCGCAATTCTAGCCGCAATTGGTTTCTACTTTGAATTCTACACAGGCCTTCTCTTTATTCTCTTTCTCATGGGGGTTCATTCCACTTTTTTTGGGCCCGTGAAATACAGTATCATCCCAGATCTAGTTCCTCATACCCAGTTGACCGCAGCCAACGCCTACGTGGAGCTTGGCACTTTTGTCGCCATTCTTGCAGGAACCATTGGAGGTGGATTGGCAATCAACTTCGGTGGCTCATTGTGGCTTATCATCACAGGGCTCATTTTCGTTGCGGTTTTAGGACTATGGACGAGCACTAAGATACCTCCCGTTCAAATTGGACAGCCCGATCTCAAAATAAACCTGAACCCCTTCCCAACTATGCTCGCGTTTGGAAAAATTATTCGAGAACAGAAACTCATTTTCAATTCCATTCTCGGGATATCCTGGTTTTGGTTTTTTGGAGCCGCTGTTTTAAGTCTTCTGCCTGTTTATGGGAAAGATTTTCTCGGAGCCGGTCCCGCCGTCATCACCGCCTTTTTAGCAAGCTTCACGGTGGGAATTGGATTGGGCAGCATTATTTGTGAAAAGCTCTCCTCCCAGCGAGTCGAATTGAAACTCGTGCCAATTGGATCATTGGGTATTTCCGTATTTCTCGCTGATCTATTTTTTGTTTCGCCCTCTTGGATTCCTCGCTCGAGCGCCCCCTTGTCCCTTCTTCTCTTTTTCCAACATTTCGAAGCCTGGAGAATTTTTGGTGATTTTTTTCTCATGTCTGTTTTTAGCGGGCTTTTTATTGTCCCGCTCTATACTCTGATCCAACAACGAAGCCGACCCGAATCCCGGTCTCGAGTCATTGCTGGAAATAACATTCTCAATTCTGTATTTATGGTCACCTCAAGCCTACTGGTTATGTCCCTTCACCTAATTAACCTCAGCCATCCTCAGATATTCCTCGTCCTGGCATTTCTCAATCTCATTTTTTCGATTTACATTTTTTCGAATACTCCTGAATTCATAAAAAGTTGA
- the grxD gene encoding Grx4 family monothiol glutaredoxin, translating to MNEQTKERIESLLNQNKVVLFMKGTPNFPMCGFSARAISILQDLKTEFATCDILEDEEIRAGIKEYGNWPTIPQLYINKELVGGSDIMMEMFQSGELLQLLSTPLSEPTPQV from the coding sequence ATGAATGAACAGACGAAAGAAAGAATTGAAAGCCTGCTCAATCAAAATAAGGTCGTGCTTTTCATGAAAGGCACTCCCAACTTTCCCATGTGTGGCTTTTCAGCAAGAGCCATCAGTATCCTGCAGGATCTGAAGACAGAATTTGCAACCTGCGATATCCTCGAAGATGAGGAAATTCGCGCGGGAATAAAGGAATATGGCAACTGGCCAACCATTCCCCAACTCTATATCAACAAAGAGTTGGTTGGTGGCAGCGACATCATGATGGAAATGTTTCAATCAGGTGAGCTTCTCCAGTTGCTCTCTACTCCGCTATCTGAGCCAACCCCGCAAGTATAG
- a CDS encoding sigma-54-dependent Fis family transcriptional regulator, producing the protein MSEPLRLLLIDDDPLVGDAVRILLPRHWVATFHDRPEEIPFGFFHAAIVDMHLTGSVESSEGCSVLEKLRNRDPHLALVAMSGNINRQIMEKCLHLGASRFLAKPLNANELLHCLDKIEASLRLKERAHHQPNSAFRWLGGSRPSKLVLESIAHLKGESGPILISGATGTGKEVVARLLHEQEGSGRPFVTVNMASLPEHLFESEFFGHVKNAFTGADHQKTGLAEAAEGGDLFLDELEALPLSQQAKMLRFLETGEVRKVGSNQVTRVNTRVLLATNESLEKLVKEKRFRDDLMWRVKGKCIQLPTLSERTGDIRPLAEHFLVTTGNRKKILSSDALDALILYEWPGNVRELKRVCEQLLLVCPLPIIRGEDVKNILPKTTASLSADLGLPIELGELSQMLNQFEKAVLEKALTEYSDLDDLCRKLGLSRSTVYRKLKDHQVQWRNL; encoded by the coding sequence GTGTCAGAACCGCTACGACTGTTGCTCATCGATGACGACCCCTTGGTGGGAGATGCTGTCCGCATTCTCTTGCCTCGCCACTGGGTTGCAACTTTTCATGATCGACCAGAAGAGATTCCCTTTGGTTTTTTTCATGCCGCTATTGTTGACATGCATTTAACTGGGTCCGTCGAGTCCTCTGAAGGTTGCTCTGTATTGGAAAAACTTCGCAACCGAGATCCACATTTGGCCTTGGTCGCAATGTCAGGAAATATCAACCGTCAGATCATGGAAAAATGCCTGCACCTTGGAGCCTCGCGATTTTTAGCGAAACCTCTTAATGCAAACGAGCTGCTCCATTGTTTGGATAAAATTGAGGCATCCCTTCGACTCAAAGAGAGGGCTCATCACCAGCCAAACTCCGCATTTCGCTGGCTAGGCGGATCAAGGCCATCGAAGCTCGTGTTGGAATCGATCGCCCACCTTAAAGGAGAGAGTGGACCAATACTTATTTCAGGTGCCACAGGGACAGGAAAGGAAGTTGTCGCGCGCCTTCTCCATGAACAGGAGGGGTCCGGTCGCCCATTTGTAACAGTTAACATGGCTTCTTTACCGGAACATCTTTTTGAATCCGAATTTTTTGGACATGTGAAGAATGCTTTCACTGGTGCCGATCATCAAAAAACAGGGCTCGCAGAAGCGGCCGAAGGAGGAGATCTCTTTCTTGATGAACTAGAGGCTCTTCCTCTGAGTCAACAAGCCAAGATGCTTCGATTTCTGGAAACGGGAGAAGTTCGGAAGGTTGGGTCTAACCAGGTCACTCGGGTAAACACGAGAGTTCTTTTGGCCACGAATGAATCCCTTGAAAAATTAGTCAAAGAAAAGAGATTTCGTGATGACCTGATGTGGAGAGTGAAGGGCAAATGCATTCAGCTTCCGACTTTATCTGAGCGGACCGGTGACATTCGGCCTCTCGCAGAACATTTCCTTGTGACTACGGGAAATAGAAAAAAGATCCTTAGCTCGGATGCCTTAGATGCCTTGATTCTCTACGAATGGCCCGGAAATGTACGTGAACTCAAACGTGTCTGCGAGCAACTGCTCCTTGTCTGCCCTCTCCCGATCATTCGCGGTGAGGATGTAAAAAATATTCTACCAAAGACAACGGCTTCTTTAAGTGCAGACCTTGGTTTGCCGATCGAATTGGGCGAACTCTCGCAAATGCTAAATCAATTCGAGAAAGCGGTTTTAGAAAAAGCCTTAACTGAATATTCTGATTTGGATGACCTCTGTAGAAAACTGGGCCTCTCGCGTTCTACGGTTTACAGAAAACTTAAGGATCATCAAGTGCAATGGAGAAATTTGTGA
- a CDS encoding Hpt domain-containing protein — translation MTKFDDLMKNLRVEYLESLPSKLNELETSLRSRNLESLREDFHKLKGTGKTYGFPEISELGEMIERLLIEQPQNFDQIVPEAIEILKDIHKERLASRSFDLRSDGRFNEIRALSI, via the coding sequence ATGACCAAATTTGATGATTTGATGAAGAATCTCCGTGTTGAATATCTGGAAAGTCTTCCCTCCAAACTCAATGAATTGGAGACTTCCCTTCGAAGCCGAAATTTAGAGTCTTTGCGAGAAGATTTTCACAAGCTCAAGGGAACAGGAAAGACCTACGGCTTCCCAGAGATCTCGGAGTTGGGCGAAATGATAGAGCGATTGCTTATTGAGCAACCTCAGAATTTTGATCAAATTGTGCCGGAGGCCATAGAAATACTAAAAGATATTCACAAAGAACGCCTGGCTTCACGCAGCTTTGACCTGCGAAGCGATGGGCGTTTTAACGAAATTCGAGCCTTATCCATTTAA
- a CDS encoding response regulator — MGRILVVDDDRDILKFTTAVLSSADHVVATAEEALGAIELLNTGYFDLLLADANLPYCSGFDLVRTLRKNKRFEQLSIAMLSGRREKRDIEKGIQAGIDDYIVKPIDVLIFSKKVENLLNSRAPAEMPELHIPADSEFKQTSLMIDADVVSISELGVTVLSSQEPTLHSVLEISSSIFLAIGIPSPRGRVVRIERFKDLRRWQIKLNFIGADVGMLQKIRAWIFTKGSYRDKTAV, encoded by the coding sequence TTGGGACGAATACTCGTGGTTGATGATGACAGAGACATCCTAAAGTTCACAACGGCCGTCCTCTCTTCTGCAGATCATGTGGTAGCAACGGCAGAAGAGGCCCTTGGTGCCATAGAACTCCTCAACACAGGTTACTTTGATTTACTTCTTGCTGATGCCAATTTACCTTATTGCTCCGGTTTTGATTTGGTGAGAACGCTGCGGAAAAATAAGCGTTTTGAACAACTCTCTATCGCTATGCTTTCCGGTAGAAGAGAAAAAAGGGATATTGAAAAAGGAATTCAGGCAGGGATTGACGACTACATCGTCAAGCCAATTGATGTACTCATTTTTAGTAAAAAGGTGGAAAACCTACTTAATAGCAGAGCGCCCGCCGAAATGCCAGAGCTGCATATTCCGGCAGATAGCGAGTTCAAGCAAACCTCGCTCATGATCGACGCCGACGTTGTCTCCATATCAGAATTGGGAGTCACTGTGTTGTCTTCACAGGAACCAACACTTCACTCGGTCCTTGAAATCAGCAGCTCCATATTTTTAGCGATCGGCATTCCTTCTCCTCGTGGACGCGTGGTCAGAATAGAACGTTTCAAGGATCTTCGCAGATGGCAGATCAAACTCAATTTTATAGGGGCCGACGTTGGAATGTTGCAAAAGATTCGGGCTTGGATTTTCACGAAAGGTTCCTACCGCGACAAAACCGCGGTTTAA
- a CDS encoding HAMP domain-containing histidine kinase, whose translation MKSIRFRLLSLTIIATSIIVYFGNLCLTSFYEYKKAQEGLQQSFDLQDRVKLLDVWKYQRSVVEDLQAIRSTIEPEHRMTSLSNVIQSYADKNPSALNRRVDHFIQNETEYRKHQLPLTTYFERRIEYFFVVVLSVMLLTLLIIYAYIRETVFREIDSLSHKMIDFLNQKYTYQFALPSSNEMGDLQATFNSLAQKVLSQMDELKSLDRAKSDFLSIASHELRTPLTSIKGSLSLLKTGVVGSLNEASSNLVRIAESETDRLIRLINDLLDLAKIDAHRLPLTKKWCSLHEVIKPSLDGIQGLAKTAGVRLMHNELPLVEALMDRDRIQQVLTNLISNAIKYSSKNSLVQINAEIDDSQQLVISVLDQGKGIAPEDQDLIFQKFRQATNSENPLVKGTGLGLAIAKALVEEHQGIIGVHSTAKKGSTFYFTLGEWRFILDKDGSTEEPFSDGVAA comes from the coding sequence ATGAAATCTATTCGCTTTAGACTGCTATCACTTACTATTATTGCGACTTCGATAATAGTGTATTTTGGAAACCTTTGCCTTACCTCATTTTATGAATACAAAAAAGCGCAGGAAGGTCTTCAGCAGAGCTTCGACTTGCAAGATCGCGTCAAGCTTCTAGACGTATGGAAATATCAACGTTCGGTGGTCGAAGACCTTCAAGCCATTCGCAGTACGATAGAACCAGAACACCGAATGACGAGCCTGAGCAACGTGATACAATCTTATGCTGACAAAAATCCCTCGGCCTTAAATCGTCGAGTCGACCATTTTATTCAAAATGAGACAGAATATCGAAAACATCAATTACCTCTTACCACTTACTTTGAAAGACGGATCGAGTATTTCTTCGTCGTCGTTCTCTCGGTCATGCTCCTCACCTTGTTGATCATCTACGCCTATATTCGGGAAACTGTTTTCAGGGAAATCGACTCCCTCTCCCATAAAATGATCGACTTTCTAAATCAAAAATACACCTACCAGTTCGCTTTGCCCTCATCTAACGAAATGGGTGATTTGCAAGCGACATTCAACTCACTGGCTCAGAAAGTTCTTAGTCAAATGGATGAGTTAAAATCTCTGGATAGAGCCAAATCCGATTTCTTAAGCATTGCAAGCCATGAGCTGAGAACTCCACTGACCTCAATCAAGGGTTCACTCAGCCTTCTAAAAACTGGGGTCGTAGGGTCACTGAACGAAGCCTCCAGCAATTTGGTAAGAATTGCGGAAAGCGAGACTGATCGCCTCATTCGCTTGATCAATGACTTGCTCGATTTGGCAAAAATTGATGCTCACCGGCTGCCTCTGACAAAAAAGTGGTGCTCACTTCACGAAGTCATTAAACCCTCCCTAGACGGCATTCAGGGACTCGCCAAAACAGCGGGAGTTCGCCTCATGCACAACGAACTCCCTCTGGTCGAAGCCCTGATGGATCGCGATCGCATTCAGCAGGTTCTGACAAATTTGATTTCTAATGCAATTAAATACAGCTCAAAAAATAGCTTGGTTCAGATAAACGCCGAAATAGATGATTCCCAGCAGCTGGTCATATCTGTCCTTGATCAAGGAAAAGGTATCGCACCAGAAGATCAGGACCTCATCTTTCAAAAATTCCGACAGGCCACAAACTCAGAAAATCCGCTTGTTAAAGGAACCGGCTTAGGTCTAGCAATCGCAAAGGCCTTGGTCGAGGAACACCAAGGGATTATTGGCGTTCACTCAACTGCTAAAAAAGGAAGCACATTTTATTTTACACTTGGAGAATGGAGATTTATTCTGGATAAGGACGGGTCGACCGAAGAGCCTTTCTCAGATGGAGTGGCGGCATGA
- a CDS encoding response regulator: MKILLAEDDPNISLIAKLALEQLGGHQVHVATDGKMALEMALSYDFDLILLDEMMPKMNGLSVCRKYRESQVNKAPVIFLSAKSQESDITEFRNEALGYIPKPFDPASLCQDIMSLLNQSGKVIP, encoded by the coding sequence ATGAAAATTTTGTTGGCTGAAGATGACCCTAATATTTCACTTATTGCCAAGCTGGCCCTTGAACAGTTAGGCGGCCATCAGGTCCACGTCGCAACCGACGGAAAGATGGCACTGGAAATGGCCCTCAGCTATGATTTTGATCTTATACTTCTGGACGAAATGATGCCCAAAATGAACGGATTATCTGTTTGTAGAAAATATCGTGAATCCCAGGTGAACAAAGCCCCCGTCATTTTTCTGAGTGCCAAATCGCAAGAGTCCGATATTACCGAGTTCAGAAACGAAGCATTAGGGTATATTCCAAAACCCTTTGACCCCGCAAGCTTGTGCCAAGACATCATGTCCCTGCTCAATCAAAGTGGAAAGGTTATCCCATGA
- the serA gene encoding phosphoglycerate dehydrogenase has translation MPRLSISQYKVLLLENIHPVAQEKLEEAGFKVDRMPGAWSEEELCAKIGAYQALGIRSKTELNPKVLENHGALFAIGCFCIGTNQVAVDVANQKGLPVFNAPYSNTRSVAELVICELIALSRQLCDRSQGSHRGQWLKSADGSREVRGKTLGIVGYGHIGSQVSIMAESMGLKVIFFDIIKKLPLGNAQSVENLETLLKQSDFVTLHVPETSYTQNMLAAKELAKMKKGSYLLNASRGTVVQIEDLVEALKSGHLAGAAIDVFPEEPSSNKAPFLSPLQGMNNVILTPHVGGSTEEAQKAIGEEVADSLIKFLRLGSTFGAVNFPNLEVPPSKGVRRLINVHRNVPGVLRDINNIVSEHGANILAQYLSTDPNIGYLIMDMEKGEAERVADEIRHLSTAIKTRVLF, from the coding sequence ATGCCTCGGCTTTCGATCAGTCAATACAAAGTATTGTTGCTTGAAAATATCCATCCCGTTGCTCAAGAAAAGCTCGAAGAAGCAGGATTTAAAGTTGACCGAATGCCTGGAGCCTGGAGCGAAGAGGAGCTGTGTGCGAAGATCGGTGCTTATCAAGCATTGGGTATTCGCTCAAAAACAGAATTGAATCCAAAGGTCCTTGAAAATCATGGAGCTTTGTTTGCGATTGGTTGTTTTTGTATTGGAACCAACCAAGTAGCTGTGGATGTCGCTAATCAAAAGGGACTTCCGGTATTTAATGCCCCATACAGTAACACTCGAAGTGTGGCAGAACTCGTCATTTGTGAACTGATTGCTCTCTCTCGCCAGCTTTGTGATCGCAGTCAAGGCTCTCACCGGGGACAGTGGCTGAAGTCGGCCGATGGCTCTCGTGAGGTTCGCGGAAAAACTCTTGGAATTGTAGGATACGGACACATTGGCTCTCAGGTGAGTATCATGGCAGAGTCCATGGGGCTCAAAGTTATTTTTTTTGATATTATCAAGAAGCTTCCTCTTGGAAACGCCCAGTCGGTCGAAAACCTTGAAACACTCCTTAAGCAGTCTGATTTTGTCACGCTTCATGTTCCCGAAACTTCTTACACTCAAAATATGCTAGCGGCCAAAGAGTTAGCGAAAATGAAAAAGGGAAGTTATCTTCTCAATGCGAGTCGTGGCACTGTTGTTCAAATCGAAGACTTGGTGGAGGCTCTAAAGTCCGGTCACCTTGCGGGGGCGGCCATTGATGTTTTTCCTGAGGAGCCTTCTTCAAATAAGGCCCCATTTTTGAGCCCATTGCAGGGAATGAACAACGTGATTCTGACGCCCCATGTGGGCGGAAGCACTGAAGAGGCTCAAAAGGCCATTGGAGAAGAAGTCGCCGATAGTCTCATAAAATTTTTGCGTCTTGGTTCTACTTTTGGTGCAGTGAATTTTCCAAATCTGGAAGTTCCGCCTTCAAAAGGCGTGCGAAGATTGATAAATGTTCATCGAAATGTTCCGGGAGTCTTACGCGATATTAATAATATTGTCTCTGAACACGGGGCTAATATCCTTGCTCAATATTTGTCGACAGATCCAAATATTGGATATTTGATTATGGATATGGAAAAAGGTGAGGCCGAAAGAGTCGCTGACGAGATTCGCCATCTTTCAACTGCCATAAAAACTCGCGTTCTTTTTTAG